One segment of Poecile atricapillus isolate bPoeAtr1 chromosome 35, bPoeAtr1.hap1, whole genome shotgun sequence DNA contains the following:
- the HDAC7 gene encoding histone deacetylase 7 isoform X1 translates to MRSRGFPGAELAGCSQGAAPGLEISTTLVMFSPSSAVTPCTSPRVPQAVPMDLRIGQRVVKPQDTALLALKQQQLQHQLFLASLHQQQVEQLAQQHVRVAMESPHREAEPGQQEQELRQILNKDKSKRSAVASTVVKQKLAEVILKKQQAALERTSNAPAAALPYRSLEPLEPEGPSPAMLSTFLSPVGSASLDPPEHFPLRKTASEPNLKVRCKPRKCLDRRKNPLTRKESAPPSLKRRPPEAIDSSPSSSSTPVSGCSSPNDSLPAEHPALPAAPGAAHETPLAQRLLMQESSLAQFALQSAASLPAITLGLPATAGARGDAERRALPSLAHRVPVLNGPVLPGTHSPVFIPASLEQHEPGGPLSPRLQPVIILEPSVSHAPLVAVPGLGTVPFSFAPSLIPAERLSLPGHHKPLGRTRSEPLPPSPKAVQQHLLFQQHHAHFLERLKQQTHLGKRMAKSSEKPRLRQIPSSEDMEAEGTLPEAAAEGGDPGRARLEPPRPGSSGKEPERTQKMGQPQEELVLQQALLWDSFQRVQQQLLKRQPLADPPVVPPGHRPLSRAQSSPATASASLPAQDTKALALPVQEPQPHFTTGLVYDSVMLKHQCSCGDNSNHPEHAGRIQSIWSRLQERGLRSRCECLRGRKATLEELQCVHSERHVLLYGTNPLNRLKLDNGKLAGILSQRTFVMLPCGGVGVDSDTIWNELHSSNAARWAAGSVTELAFKVATRELKNGFAVVRPPGHHADPSTAMGFCFFNSVAIAARQLQQKGKLSKILIVDWDVHHGNGTQQIFYRDPEVLYISLHRHDDGNFFPGSGAADEVGAGPGEGFNVNVAWAGGLDPPMGDPEYLAAFRTVVMPIAQEFSPDVVLVSAGFDAAEGHPPPLGGYKVSAKCFGYMTKQLMSLAGGAVVLALEGGHDLTAICDASEACVSALLGHEPEPLPEESVRQKPNANAVRSLEAVIQVQSKYWVAVQRFASKLSCSFLEAQHHEADEVETVTALASLSVAVMVEKRAQEEPMEQEEPMNQ, encoded by the exons ctgccGTGACCCCCTGCACCTCCCCGCGGGTGCCCCAGGCCGTCCCCATGGACCTGAGGATCGGGCAGCGCGTGGTGAAGCCCCAGGACACGGCTCTGCTggccctgaagcagcagcagctgcagcaccagctcttCCTGGCCAGCCTGCACCAGCAGCAAGTGGAGCAGCTCGCCCAGCAGCACGTCCGA GTGGCCATGGAGTCCCCGCACCGCGAGGCTGAGCcgggccagcaggagcaggagctgcggCAGATCCTCAACAAGGACAAGAGCAAGAGGA GTGCCGTGGCCAGCACGGTGGTGAAGCAGAAGTTGGCCGAGGTCATCCTGAAGAAGCAGCAGGCGGCTCTGGAGAGGACCAGCAACGCCCCCGCTGCTGCCCTGCCCTACAG GTCTCTGGAGCCTCTGGAGCCCGAGGGTCCCTCCCCTGCCATGCTCAGCACCTTCCTGTCCCCCGTGGGCAGCGCTTCACTCGATCCCCCCGAGCATTTCCCGCTGCGGAAAACCG CGTCCGAGCCCAACCTGAAGGTTCGGTGCAAGCCCAGGAAGTGCCTGGACCGGCGCAAGAACCCCCTGACCCGCAAGGAGAGCGCTCCCCCCTCGCTGAAGAGGCGCCCGCCCGAGGCCATCG ACTCgtcccccagcagcagcagcacccccgTGTCCGGCTGCAGCTCTCCCAACGACAGCCTGCCCGCCGAGCACCCAGCGCTGCCcgcggccccgggagcggcccATGAG ACACCCCTGGCGCAGCGGCTGCTGATGCAGGAGAGTTCACTGGCCCAGTTTGCCCTGCAGAGCGCGGCCTCCCTGCCGGCCATCACCCTGGGGCTGCCGGCCACCGCCGGTGCCAGG GGCGATGCCgagcgccgggcgctgcccagcctggctcacCGCGTGCCGGTGCTCAACGGGCCGGTGCTCCCGGGCACGCACTCGCCCGTCTTCATCCCggccagcctggagcagcacGAGCCCGGTGGCCCCCTGTCCCCCCGGCTGCAGCCCGTCATCATCCTCGAGCCCTCGGTCAGCCACGCTCCGCTGGTGGCCG TGCCGGGCTTGGGGACCGTCCCCTTCTCCTTCGCCCCCTCGCTGATCCCGGCCGAGCGCCTGTCCCTGCCCGGCCACCACAAACCGCTGGGCAGGACCCGCTCGGAGCCGCTGCCACCCAGCCCCAAGGCCgtgcagcagcacctgctgttccagcagcaCCACGCGCATTTCCTCGAGAGGCTCAAGCAGCAAACGCACCTGGGCAAG CGCATGGCCAAGTCCAGCGAGAAGCCCCGGCTGCGGCAGATCCCGTCCTCCGAGGACATGGAGGCCGAGGGGACGCTCCCGGAGGCCGCGGCCGAGGGCGGGGACCCCGGCAGGGCACGGCTGGAGCCCCCCCGGCCCGGCAGCAGCGGGAAGGAGCCCGAGAGGACGCAGAagatggggcagccccaggaggagctggtCCTGCAGCAG gccctgctgtgGGACTCGTTCCAGcgggtgcagcagcagctcctcaagCGCCAGCCCTTGGCCGACCCCCCCGTGGTGCCCCCCGGCCACCGACCCCTGTCCAGGGCCCAATCGTCCCCGGCCACGGCCAGCGCgtccctccctgcccaggacaCCAAAGCTCTGGCCCTGCCCGTGCAGGAGCCCCAGCCACACTTCACCACAG ggctggtttACGACTCGGTGATGCTGAAGCACCAATGCTCCTGTGGAGACAACAGCAACCACCCCGAGCACGCCGGGAGGATCCAGAGCATCTGGTCCCGGCTGCAGGAGCGGGGCCTGCGCAGCCGCTGTGAG tgccTGCGGGGCCGCAAGGCcaccctggaggagctgcagtgcGTCCACAGCGAGCGCCACGTCCTCCTCTACGGCACCAACCCCCTCAACCGCCTCAAACTGGACAATGGGAAGCTGGCAg GGATCTTGTCCCAGAGGACGTTTGTGATGCTGCCCTGTGGAGGGGTGGGG GTGGACAGTGACACCATCTGGAACGAGCTGCACTCGTCCAACGCTGCCCGCTGGGCCGCTGGCAGTGTCACCGAGCTGGCCTTCAAGGTGGCCACCAGGGAGCTGAAG aACGGTTTTGCCGTGGTGCGGCCGCCCGGACACCACGCGGACCCTTCCACAGCCAT GGGATTCTGCTTCTTTAACTCCGTGGCCATCGCGGCccggcagctgcagcagaaggggaAGCTCAGCAAGATCCTCATCGTGGACTGG GATGTTCACCACGGCAACGGGACCCAGCAGATTTTCTACCGGGACCCCGAGGTTCTCTACATCTCCCTGCACCGCCACGACGACGGGAATTTCTTCCCGGGCAGCGGAGCCGCTGATGAG GTGGGCGCTGGCCCCGGCGAAGGCTTCAACGTCAACGTGGCCTGGGCTGGGGGGCTCGACCCCCCCATGGGGGACCCTGAGTACCTGGCAGCCTTCAG GACCGTGGTGATGCCGATTGCCCAGGAGTTCAGCCCCGATGTGGTGCTGGTCTCAGCCGGCTTCGACGCGGCCGAGGGCCACCCACCCCCCCTGGGTGGCTACAAAGTCTCTGCCAAGT GTTTTGGCTACATGACCAAGCAGCTGATGAGCCTGGCCGGGGGGGCCGTGGTGCTGGCGCTGGAGGGGGGCCACGACCTCACGGCCATTTGTGACGCGTCCGAGGCCTGCGTGTCCGCCCTGCTGGGCCACGAG CCGGAGCCGCTCCCGGAGGAGAGCGTGAGGCAGAAGCCCAACGCCAACGCTGTGCGCTCGCTGGAAGCCGTGATCCAGGTGCAGA GTAAATACTGGGTGGCCGTGCAGCGCTTCGCCTCcaagctgagctgctccttcctcGAGGCTCAGCACCACGAGGCCGATGAGGTGGAGACGGTCACGGCCCTGGCGTCGCTCTCGGTGGCCGTGATGGTGGAGAAGAG GGCGCAGGAGGAGCcgatggagcaggaggagcccaTGAACCAGTGA
- the HDAC7 gene encoding histone deacetylase 7 isoform X2, translating to MQGQSQAAVTPCTSPRVPQAVPMDLRIGQRVVKPQDTALLALKQQQLQHQLFLASLHQQQVEQLAQQHVRVAMESPHREAEPGQQEQELRQILNKDKSKRSAVASTVVKQKLAEVILKKQQAALERTSNAPAAALPYRSLEPLEPEGPSPAMLSTFLSPVGSASLDPPEHFPLRKTASEPNLKVRCKPRKCLDRRKNPLTRKESAPPSLKRRPPEAIDSSPSSSSTPVSGCSSPNDSLPAEHPALPAAPGAAHETPLAQRLLMQESSLAQFALQSAASLPAITLGLPATAGARGDAERRALPSLAHRVPVLNGPVLPGTHSPVFIPASLEQHEPGGPLSPRLQPVIILEPSVSHAPLVAVPGLGTVPFSFAPSLIPAERLSLPGHHKPLGRTRSEPLPPSPKAVQQHLLFQQHHAHFLERLKQQTHLGKRMAKSSEKPRLRQIPSSEDMEAEGTLPEAAAEGGDPGRARLEPPRPGSSGKEPERTQKMGQPQEELVLQQALLWDSFQRVQQQLLKRQPLADPPVVPPGHRPLSRAQSSPATASASLPAQDTKALALPVQEPQPHFTTGLVYDSVMLKHQCSCGDNSNHPEHAGRIQSIWSRLQERGLRSRCECLRGRKATLEELQCVHSERHVLLYGTNPLNRLKLDNGKLAGILSQRTFVMLPCGGVGVDSDTIWNELHSSNAARWAAGSVTELAFKVATRELKNGFAVVRPPGHHADPSTAMGFCFFNSVAIAARQLQQKGKLSKILIVDWDVHHGNGTQQIFYRDPEVLYISLHRHDDGNFFPGSGAADEVGAGPGEGFNVNVAWAGGLDPPMGDPEYLAAFRTVVMPIAQEFSPDVVLVSAGFDAAEGHPPPLGGYKVSAKCFGYMTKQLMSLAGGAVVLALEGGHDLTAICDASEACVSALLGHEPEPLPEESVRQKPNANAVRSLEAVIQVQSKYWVAVQRFASKLSCSFLEAQHHEADEVETVTALASLSVAVMVEKRAQEEPMEQEEPMNQ from the exons ctgccGTGACCCCCTGCACCTCCCCGCGGGTGCCCCAGGCCGTCCCCATGGACCTGAGGATCGGGCAGCGCGTGGTGAAGCCCCAGGACACGGCTCTGCTggccctgaagcagcagcagctgcagcaccagctcttCCTGGCCAGCCTGCACCAGCAGCAAGTGGAGCAGCTCGCCCAGCAGCACGTCCGA GTGGCCATGGAGTCCCCGCACCGCGAGGCTGAGCcgggccagcaggagcaggagctgcggCAGATCCTCAACAAGGACAAGAGCAAGAGGA GTGCCGTGGCCAGCACGGTGGTGAAGCAGAAGTTGGCCGAGGTCATCCTGAAGAAGCAGCAGGCGGCTCTGGAGAGGACCAGCAACGCCCCCGCTGCTGCCCTGCCCTACAG GTCTCTGGAGCCTCTGGAGCCCGAGGGTCCCTCCCCTGCCATGCTCAGCACCTTCCTGTCCCCCGTGGGCAGCGCTTCACTCGATCCCCCCGAGCATTTCCCGCTGCGGAAAACCG CGTCCGAGCCCAACCTGAAGGTTCGGTGCAAGCCCAGGAAGTGCCTGGACCGGCGCAAGAACCCCCTGACCCGCAAGGAGAGCGCTCCCCCCTCGCTGAAGAGGCGCCCGCCCGAGGCCATCG ACTCgtcccccagcagcagcagcacccccgTGTCCGGCTGCAGCTCTCCCAACGACAGCCTGCCCGCCGAGCACCCAGCGCTGCCcgcggccccgggagcggcccATGAG ACACCCCTGGCGCAGCGGCTGCTGATGCAGGAGAGTTCACTGGCCCAGTTTGCCCTGCAGAGCGCGGCCTCCCTGCCGGCCATCACCCTGGGGCTGCCGGCCACCGCCGGTGCCAGG GGCGATGCCgagcgccgggcgctgcccagcctggctcacCGCGTGCCGGTGCTCAACGGGCCGGTGCTCCCGGGCACGCACTCGCCCGTCTTCATCCCggccagcctggagcagcacGAGCCCGGTGGCCCCCTGTCCCCCCGGCTGCAGCCCGTCATCATCCTCGAGCCCTCGGTCAGCCACGCTCCGCTGGTGGCCG TGCCGGGCTTGGGGACCGTCCCCTTCTCCTTCGCCCCCTCGCTGATCCCGGCCGAGCGCCTGTCCCTGCCCGGCCACCACAAACCGCTGGGCAGGACCCGCTCGGAGCCGCTGCCACCCAGCCCCAAGGCCgtgcagcagcacctgctgttccagcagcaCCACGCGCATTTCCTCGAGAGGCTCAAGCAGCAAACGCACCTGGGCAAG CGCATGGCCAAGTCCAGCGAGAAGCCCCGGCTGCGGCAGATCCCGTCCTCCGAGGACATGGAGGCCGAGGGGACGCTCCCGGAGGCCGCGGCCGAGGGCGGGGACCCCGGCAGGGCACGGCTGGAGCCCCCCCGGCCCGGCAGCAGCGGGAAGGAGCCCGAGAGGACGCAGAagatggggcagccccaggaggagctggtCCTGCAGCAG gccctgctgtgGGACTCGTTCCAGcgggtgcagcagcagctcctcaagCGCCAGCCCTTGGCCGACCCCCCCGTGGTGCCCCCCGGCCACCGACCCCTGTCCAGGGCCCAATCGTCCCCGGCCACGGCCAGCGCgtccctccctgcccaggacaCCAAAGCTCTGGCCCTGCCCGTGCAGGAGCCCCAGCCACACTTCACCACAG ggctggtttACGACTCGGTGATGCTGAAGCACCAATGCTCCTGTGGAGACAACAGCAACCACCCCGAGCACGCCGGGAGGATCCAGAGCATCTGGTCCCGGCTGCAGGAGCGGGGCCTGCGCAGCCGCTGTGAG tgccTGCGGGGCCGCAAGGCcaccctggaggagctgcagtgcGTCCACAGCGAGCGCCACGTCCTCCTCTACGGCACCAACCCCCTCAACCGCCTCAAACTGGACAATGGGAAGCTGGCAg GGATCTTGTCCCAGAGGACGTTTGTGATGCTGCCCTGTGGAGGGGTGGGG GTGGACAGTGACACCATCTGGAACGAGCTGCACTCGTCCAACGCTGCCCGCTGGGCCGCTGGCAGTGTCACCGAGCTGGCCTTCAAGGTGGCCACCAGGGAGCTGAAG aACGGTTTTGCCGTGGTGCGGCCGCCCGGACACCACGCGGACCCTTCCACAGCCAT GGGATTCTGCTTCTTTAACTCCGTGGCCATCGCGGCccggcagctgcagcagaaggggaAGCTCAGCAAGATCCTCATCGTGGACTGG GATGTTCACCACGGCAACGGGACCCAGCAGATTTTCTACCGGGACCCCGAGGTTCTCTACATCTCCCTGCACCGCCACGACGACGGGAATTTCTTCCCGGGCAGCGGAGCCGCTGATGAG GTGGGCGCTGGCCCCGGCGAAGGCTTCAACGTCAACGTGGCCTGGGCTGGGGGGCTCGACCCCCCCATGGGGGACCCTGAGTACCTGGCAGCCTTCAG GACCGTGGTGATGCCGATTGCCCAGGAGTTCAGCCCCGATGTGGTGCTGGTCTCAGCCGGCTTCGACGCGGCCGAGGGCCACCCACCCCCCCTGGGTGGCTACAAAGTCTCTGCCAAGT GTTTTGGCTACATGACCAAGCAGCTGATGAGCCTGGCCGGGGGGGCCGTGGTGCTGGCGCTGGAGGGGGGCCACGACCTCACGGCCATTTGTGACGCGTCCGAGGCCTGCGTGTCCGCCCTGCTGGGCCACGAG CCGGAGCCGCTCCCGGAGGAGAGCGTGAGGCAGAAGCCCAACGCCAACGCTGTGCGCTCGCTGGAAGCCGTGATCCAGGTGCAGA GTAAATACTGGGTGGCCGTGCAGCGCTTCGCCTCcaagctgagctgctccttcctcGAGGCTCAGCACCACGAGGCCGATGAGGTGGAGACGGTCACGGCCCTGGCGTCGCTCTCGGTGGCCGTGATGGTGGAGAAGAG GGCGCAGGAGGAGCcgatggagcaggaggagcccaTGAACCAGTGA
- the HDAC7 gene encoding histone deacetylase 7 isoform X3: MDLRIGQRVVKPQDTALLALKQQQLQHQLFLASLHQQQVEQLAQQHVRVAMESPHREAEPGQQEQELRQILNKDKSKRSAVASTVVKQKLAEVILKKQQAALERTSNAPAAALPYRSLEPLEPEGPSPAMLSTFLSPVGSASLDPPEHFPLRKTASEPNLKVRCKPRKCLDRRKNPLTRKESAPPSLKRRPPEAIDSSPSSSSTPVSGCSSPNDSLPAEHPALPAAPGAAHETPLAQRLLMQESSLAQFALQSAASLPAITLGLPATAGARGDAERRALPSLAHRVPVLNGPVLPGTHSPVFIPASLEQHEPGGPLSPRLQPVIILEPSVSHAPLVAVPGLGTVPFSFAPSLIPAERLSLPGHHKPLGRTRSEPLPPSPKAVQQHLLFQQHHAHFLERLKQQTHLGKRMAKSSEKPRLRQIPSSEDMEAEGTLPEAAAEGGDPGRARLEPPRPGSSGKEPERTQKMGQPQEELVLQQALLWDSFQRVQQQLLKRQPLADPPVVPPGHRPLSRAQSSPATASASLPAQDTKALALPVQEPQPHFTTGLVYDSVMLKHQCSCGDNSNHPEHAGRIQSIWSRLQERGLRSRCECLRGRKATLEELQCVHSERHVLLYGTNPLNRLKLDNGKLAGILSQRTFVMLPCGGVGVDSDTIWNELHSSNAARWAAGSVTELAFKVATRELKNGFAVVRPPGHHADPSTAMGFCFFNSVAIAARQLQQKGKLSKILIVDWDVHHGNGTQQIFYRDPEVLYISLHRHDDGNFFPGSGAADEVGAGPGEGFNVNVAWAGGLDPPMGDPEYLAAFRTVVMPIAQEFSPDVVLVSAGFDAAEGHPPPLGGYKVSAKCFGYMTKQLMSLAGGAVVLALEGGHDLTAICDASEACVSALLGHEPEPLPEESVRQKPNANAVRSLEAVIQVQSKYWVAVQRFASKLSCSFLEAQHHEADEVETVTALASLSVAVMVEKRAQEEPMEQEEPMNQ; the protein is encoded by the exons ATGGACCTGAGGATCGGGCAGCGCGTGGTGAAGCCCCAGGACACGGCTCTGCTggccctgaagcagcagcagctgcagcaccagctcttCCTGGCCAGCCTGCACCAGCAGCAAGTGGAGCAGCTCGCCCAGCAGCACGTCCGA GTGGCCATGGAGTCCCCGCACCGCGAGGCTGAGCcgggccagcaggagcaggagctgcggCAGATCCTCAACAAGGACAAGAGCAAGAGGA GTGCCGTGGCCAGCACGGTGGTGAAGCAGAAGTTGGCCGAGGTCATCCTGAAGAAGCAGCAGGCGGCTCTGGAGAGGACCAGCAACGCCCCCGCTGCTGCCCTGCCCTACAG GTCTCTGGAGCCTCTGGAGCCCGAGGGTCCCTCCCCTGCCATGCTCAGCACCTTCCTGTCCCCCGTGGGCAGCGCTTCACTCGATCCCCCCGAGCATTTCCCGCTGCGGAAAACCG CGTCCGAGCCCAACCTGAAGGTTCGGTGCAAGCCCAGGAAGTGCCTGGACCGGCGCAAGAACCCCCTGACCCGCAAGGAGAGCGCTCCCCCCTCGCTGAAGAGGCGCCCGCCCGAGGCCATCG ACTCgtcccccagcagcagcagcacccccgTGTCCGGCTGCAGCTCTCCCAACGACAGCCTGCCCGCCGAGCACCCAGCGCTGCCcgcggccccgggagcggcccATGAG ACACCCCTGGCGCAGCGGCTGCTGATGCAGGAGAGTTCACTGGCCCAGTTTGCCCTGCAGAGCGCGGCCTCCCTGCCGGCCATCACCCTGGGGCTGCCGGCCACCGCCGGTGCCAGG GGCGATGCCgagcgccgggcgctgcccagcctggctcacCGCGTGCCGGTGCTCAACGGGCCGGTGCTCCCGGGCACGCACTCGCCCGTCTTCATCCCggccagcctggagcagcacGAGCCCGGTGGCCCCCTGTCCCCCCGGCTGCAGCCCGTCATCATCCTCGAGCCCTCGGTCAGCCACGCTCCGCTGGTGGCCG TGCCGGGCTTGGGGACCGTCCCCTTCTCCTTCGCCCCCTCGCTGATCCCGGCCGAGCGCCTGTCCCTGCCCGGCCACCACAAACCGCTGGGCAGGACCCGCTCGGAGCCGCTGCCACCCAGCCCCAAGGCCgtgcagcagcacctgctgttccagcagcaCCACGCGCATTTCCTCGAGAGGCTCAAGCAGCAAACGCACCTGGGCAAG CGCATGGCCAAGTCCAGCGAGAAGCCCCGGCTGCGGCAGATCCCGTCCTCCGAGGACATGGAGGCCGAGGGGACGCTCCCGGAGGCCGCGGCCGAGGGCGGGGACCCCGGCAGGGCACGGCTGGAGCCCCCCCGGCCCGGCAGCAGCGGGAAGGAGCCCGAGAGGACGCAGAagatggggcagccccaggaggagctggtCCTGCAGCAG gccctgctgtgGGACTCGTTCCAGcgggtgcagcagcagctcctcaagCGCCAGCCCTTGGCCGACCCCCCCGTGGTGCCCCCCGGCCACCGACCCCTGTCCAGGGCCCAATCGTCCCCGGCCACGGCCAGCGCgtccctccctgcccaggacaCCAAAGCTCTGGCCCTGCCCGTGCAGGAGCCCCAGCCACACTTCACCACAG ggctggtttACGACTCGGTGATGCTGAAGCACCAATGCTCCTGTGGAGACAACAGCAACCACCCCGAGCACGCCGGGAGGATCCAGAGCATCTGGTCCCGGCTGCAGGAGCGGGGCCTGCGCAGCCGCTGTGAG tgccTGCGGGGCCGCAAGGCcaccctggaggagctgcagtgcGTCCACAGCGAGCGCCACGTCCTCCTCTACGGCACCAACCCCCTCAACCGCCTCAAACTGGACAATGGGAAGCTGGCAg GGATCTTGTCCCAGAGGACGTTTGTGATGCTGCCCTGTGGAGGGGTGGGG GTGGACAGTGACACCATCTGGAACGAGCTGCACTCGTCCAACGCTGCCCGCTGGGCCGCTGGCAGTGTCACCGAGCTGGCCTTCAAGGTGGCCACCAGGGAGCTGAAG aACGGTTTTGCCGTGGTGCGGCCGCCCGGACACCACGCGGACCCTTCCACAGCCAT GGGATTCTGCTTCTTTAACTCCGTGGCCATCGCGGCccggcagctgcagcagaaggggaAGCTCAGCAAGATCCTCATCGTGGACTGG GATGTTCACCACGGCAACGGGACCCAGCAGATTTTCTACCGGGACCCCGAGGTTCTCTACATCTCCCTGCACCGCCACGACGACGGGAATTTCTTCCCGGGCAGCGGAGCCGCTGATGAG GTGGGCGCTGGCCCCGGCGAAGGCTTCAACGTCAACGTGGCCTGGGCTGGGGGGCTCGACCCCCCCATGGGGGACCCTGAGTACCTGGCAGCCTTCAG GACCGTGGTGATGCCGATTGCCCAGGAGTTCAGCCCCGATGTGGTGCTGGTCTCAGCCGGCTTCGACGCGGCCGAGGGCCACCCACCCCCCCTGGGTGGCTACAAAGTCTCTGCCAAGT GTTTTGGCTACATGACCAAGCAGCTGATGAGCCTGGCCGGGGGGGCCGTGGTGCTGGCGCTGGAGGGGGGCCACGACCTCACGGCCATTTGTGACGCGTCCGAGGCCTGCGTGTCCGCCCTGCTGGGCCACGAG CCGGAGCCGCTCCCGGAGGAGAGCGTGAGGCAGAAGCCCAACGCCAACGCTGTGCGCTCGCTGGAAGCCGTGATCCAGGTGCAGA GTAAATACTGGGTGGCCGTGCAGCGCTTCGCCTCcaagctgagctgctccttcctcGAGGCTCAGCACCACGAGGCCGATGAGGTGGAGACGGTCACGGCCCTGGCGTCGCTCTCGGTGGCCGTGATGGTGGAGAAGAG GGCGCAGGAGGAGCcgatggagcaggaggagcccaTGAACCAGTGA